A stretch of the Syntrophomonadaceae bacterium genome encodes the following:
- a CDS encoding type II toxin-antitoxin system VapB family antitoxin, with protein MRTNIVIDDKLMEQAMRVSGLSTKKEVVGRALSEFVQRHTRKDLLELRGKIQFADNYDYKAMRKGR; from the coding sequence TTGCGTACCAATATTGTTATTGATGATAAGCTTATGGAGCAGGCTATGCGTGTTTCAGGATTATCTACGAAAAAGGAAGTGGTAGGCAGGGCGCTCTCAGAATTCGTACAGCGTCATACTCGTAAAGATTTGCTGGAATTAAGGGGTAAAATTCAATTTGCGGATAATTATGATTATAAGGCAATGAGGAAGGGGCGTTAA